In the genome of Pseudomonadota bacterium, the window AGCTCGTGGCGCTCCAAACGATCGGGGTCCACGAGGACCTCGTACTGGCGTTGGAGTCCCCCCAGCGCGATCACCTGGGAAATGCCACGCACGGCCATGAGCCGCCGCCGCACCTGTACTTCCGCCACGCGGCGCAGCGCGAGCGCATCGATCGTGTCCGAGCGCAGCGCCACGAAGGCGATGGTCCCCATCACCGACGTGGGCGGCGCCAGCAAAGGGGCGTCCGCCTCGGGAGGTAGCGGAGCCAGCCCCTGCAGGCGCTCCGTGACTCGCAAGCGGGCCACGGTGGCCTCGGTATCCCAGTCGAACTCGACCCACACGAGCGAAATCCCCGGCGCCGATGCGGAGCGCACCCTGCGCACCCCGACCACGCCGGCGACCGAGGTCTCGATCGGAAACGTGACCAGCTGCTCCACCTCCTCGGCAGCCAGGCCGGTGGCTTCGGTGATGATCGTGACGCGCGGTGCCGTCAAATCGGGAAACACGTCCACGGGCATCTGTGCGCCGCGCATGATACCCAGGACGCACAAGGCGCTGGCTGCCCCCAGCACCAGCCAGCGCCGTCGCAGCGAGAGACGTAGCAGAAACTCGATCATGGCAGCCGACGCCTAATGGACGTGCCCGTGCGCAGGTGCGCCGGAGGTACGCGATGCCAGGCGCACGATTGCCGCTCCACGCGTGACCACCCTCTCGCCAACCCGTAGACCCCGTACGACGCCCAACGTGTCCCCGGCGCTCGGGCCCACCCGCACCCGGCGCTCCTCGAAGTGCTCCCCATCCAGCTGCACGTAGACCAGGGGCTGACCGTCCTGTTCTTGCACCGCGTCGCTCGGCACGACCACGCCCTGCCAGGTCGCGCCCGCGGGCACGGCCATGCGTACCATCGCGCCCACGCGCAGGCGTGGATCGGGCTCACGCAGGGCGTAGATGACGTCCACCGTGCGCGAGCGCGGGTCGACTGTTCGCCCCACGCTGACGAGCGAAGCGGTCGGCCGCTCTCCGGAAAGTCGAAGCGGCTGCCACGAGTCGACCCCCGGCAGCAAGAAGCTCGCGTCCAGCTCGGCGCGCAGGCGTGGAGCATCGTGCTCGGGAACGCGCGCTCGCAGCCAGAGCTCGCCGAGGTCGACGATCCGAAACAGAAGCTGTCCGCTCGCAACCGACTTGCCGGTGGTCGCCCGCACCTCGACCACGACTCCGGAAATCGGCGCAGTCACCCGATACATCCCGCCGCCCTTACCGCTTGCAGCGCCCGTGAACAAGGCTTGGGCGCGCTTGGCTGCCGACAGCGCCTGCTCGGCCACGCGCAGCTCTCGCCGCGCATCCTCAAGCTGCCGCCGCGGGATGGCACGCGCTGCGATCAAGCGCCTGGCGCGTGCCAGCGCGGCGCGGCCGGCCTGCACTCGGGCCCTGGCTTGCACGACCTCCAACTTCGCCCGCGTCCCAGCCTCCGGCGCGGTGGGCGCCGGGGCAAGGCCCGCGAGCAGATCCCCGCGCGTCACCTTCTGCCCTGGCCTTGGCAACCCCGTGCTCGGTGCCACCACGCGACCCGCAATGGCTGCTCCGACCTCCGCCTGCCCGCCCGGTGGCGTAACGACCTCCCCCGACACCACCAGCGACGGCGTAACCTGGCCGCGCACCACCTCTGCGGTTGCAAACGGAATCTGCCACTGCTGTTCTTTGAGAAACTCGATGGCTTCATCGCTCGCCTGCTTCGCGTCCTGCCGCGCATGCCTGGCCGCGCGCGCGCTCTCGTGCATGCGCACCTGAAATCCGCCCACCGTCTCCCGACTACCTGGTCGGGCAACCACCACCTTGGCACTGTAGACCCCTGCAGCAGCAACCACCATCGTCGCCCGGAACACCCCCGGCCGCACACCGTGCAAGGCCTCTGCAAGCAGCGAGCCCCCACCCTGCAGCTCCAATCTCACCGACGCCTCTTTTAACGGCTCGAATCCCTCGAGCAGCGTGAGGTGCGCCACGAACTCCCAAGCCTCCCCCGCTAACGCAACCCCATGCTCCGCATACAACTCCATCCTCTCCGTCCACCTGGTAACCCGCACCACCTCGTGGCCGTGGCCGTGGCCGTGGCCGTGGCCGTGGCCGTGATCGTGGTCGTGGTCGTGATCGTGGCCGTCGCCGTGGCCGTCGCCGTGTCCGTGTCCGTGCCCATGCCCATGCCCATGCTCGTGACCGCGCGCCCCCCCGCTCTCACATCCCATCAGCGCCAGTGCGCAACCCGCAAGCATCGCCCGCCTCACGGGAGCTCTCCCGCCGCAACCCGCACCTCCGCCTCCGCTCGCTTCGCCGCCAGCAGCAGCTCCAGCCTGCGCTGCGCCGCCTGCGTTTGGGCTTGCTGCGCGTCCAGCAGTTCCACCAGCGAGCGCTCACCCTCGCGATACCCGCTGTAGGCTGCTTGAAGCAGCGTCTGGAGCGGCTCCGCGGTTACGCGCTCGAAGCGCTCGAGCTCCGCATTCGCCGCCTCGTACACAGCATGCGCGGCCGTGATCTCGGCCTTCAGCGTGCGCTCCAGAGCTTCGAGCCGCGCGTTGCTGAGCGCGCGCTGCGCCTCCGCTTGAGCGCGAAGCGCCTGTCCATGATCGAACAACGGAACATTGAGCGCGAAACCCGCGGCATAGCCGTAGCGCATGTCCTCCATGTTGGCCCCGGCCGTCACACTGAAGATGGGCAGCCAGGTCCAAGCGGCCCGCTTTTCCGCGACGCGCGCCAAGGTCCGCGAGCGCCGGGCATGCGAGACGGCTTGGCGCCCCTCGAGCGCCCGCTCCAGCAACACCTGCGGTTGATCCAACACCGCCACCCGCAGCGAGGCAGCCACCTGAAGCTTGCTCGCCTCCAGCCCGAGCAAGCCGGCAAGCCGAGCCTTGCCCGCACGCCGCGAGCCGACCGCCAGGGCAAGCCGACTGCCCGCTAGCTCGCGCGCGATCCGCAGACGCGCGCTCTCGTATCCAGAGGCCGTGCCCGCACGCTCTCGCCGCTCGAGCACGCGCGAGGCTTCACCCAGGTTGGCCTGGGTCCGGTCGAGCAGCTCGACACGGCGCGCAGCGATCACCAACGCGTAGTAGGCATGCAGCGCCTCGAGCAGCGCGCCGTTACGCGCAACCGAAGCCACCGAGCGCATCCACGCGCTCCTGGAGGCTGCAAGCGAACGCACCGCTAGCGGGCGCGCGACGTCCACCCGCAGACTTGCCGTCACCACGTCCTGCGCGCTGAAGGGACCCGTGGTCAACGCCTGCCTCTGCCAGCCTAGCTGTGGATTGCGCATCAACCCTGCAGTTCGCTCCTGCGCGTCCGCGAGCCGCATGGTGTGCAGCGCTACTGCGGCTGCGGGTGCTCGCTCGCGAGCGATGCGAATCACCTCTGCCTCGGTCAGCAACGCCTGCGCTTGCAGCGTGTGGATGAAGGCGCACGGACCGGGCAGAAGGATCAGCGCGGCGAGCCATCCGGGCGACAAACGGCTCCGAGCAGCGGTCGGAATTTCAGCGGTGGCGGTACGCTCTGCGTGGCCCACAATCACCTAGCTAAGCAGCGATAGCACGGTTTCGAGGGTGTGATGCACGTGCTCCGAGAAAAGGACGATCGCCAGCACGGTGCTACCCAACCCTACCTGGAACACCACATGGGGCCAGCGCCGCCAGCCGCGACGCGGGTCCACGAGCGCATGCACGCGTGCGCTCAAGTCCCCGTCGAGCAACGAGACCCCGGGCGCAGGTCGATGCACGTGCCGGCGCGCCAAAGCAAGCATCGTCAGAAACACTCCCCGGCGGGCAAGCGGATTCACTGGAAGGCTTGTGGCACGTTGGTTTGGCCGCTTTCGTTGTGGCCCCAGCAGGTGACGGTGTCCGCTTTGGTGACGGCGCAGCTGTGCCGGTAGCCGGCGCTGACGTGCTTGTATCGACCAGCCGGTGCCATCAGGTGGCCATCGCGGTCTCGACCCCAGCACAGCAAGCTCGAGTCGGCGCGCAGGCCGCAGCTCACGTGCTCGCCGGCGGAAACCTGGGTGAAAAAGTCCGGGGGGGCGCTGGCTTGACCAAAGAGATCGAAGCCCCAACACACGACCTTGCCGTCGTCCTTGAGGCCGCAGCTGTGCCGATCCCCCGATGACACCTGGACAAAGCGCCCTGCTGGCGGCTGCAGCTGTCCGTGCTCGTTTGCGCCCCAGCAGCGAATGCTCCCGTTGCTGCGCAGCCCGCAGCTGTGGTCGCCCCCAGTGGACAGCTGCTCGAACCTGCCTGCGGGCGCCTTGGTGCGACCGTCGTGGCCAAAACCCCAGCACTCGGCCACTCCACTCGGACGCAGCCCACAGCTGAAGTCGAATCCCGCCTCGACCTGCATGAAGATCCCTTTGGGTGCGGCTAGCTGTTGGTGGTAGTCCGAGCCCCAGCACAGGACCGTGCCATCTGGCTCGATCCCGCAATTGTGGGAAGCGTCGCTCGTGATCTGCACCAGCTGCTGTGCGGGAGCCTGCAGCTGCTTGGCTGCGTTGGCGCCCCAGCACCGGCTGGTCCCGTCGCTCCTCAGCGCGCAGCTGTGGTCCTGGCCCACGCCAGCATGGGCTCCCCTGGCCAGACAGATGCTGGGGTTGCCGGGCAAGCAGGCAAAGCCCGGCTCCCGCCGGCACAGGGCGGTGCAACCGTCGCCGTCCAGCTGGTTGCCATCATCGCAAGGCTCGTCCTGGTCGAGCCGCGCGTTGCCGCACAGGGCCGGGTCAGGCAGCGCCATGGGATCTCGAGGCTCGGCGCAAGGAAACTGAACCGCCCTCAGGCGGCGCATGCCGGCTTCGATGTCGCTCCAGGCCAGCGCCATGCGGCCGTCGTTGCCCACGTCTATGGCCGGCGGATCGCCTGCTTCTGCCGCCAGCGATACGTCGGTCCGCTCGATGAGCGTTCCGACGCGATCGAGGAATGCGACGCGAATGCTCGGCTCCCGTACCGCGCCCCCGCGCAAGGCGCGGTAGGCCGCCACGTAGCCCTGGGGATGCAGCGCGATCGAAGCACCGGTGCCCTGAAAGGGGTTGGACACGACAGGCAGCTCCGCGCCCACCACGCTGCCCATGGCATCGATGCGACGCAGTCGGATCTGACGGCTCGCACCTCCGATCGTGAAGGAGTACATGATCGCGCCGCCCTCGGCGCCGGTCGCGAGGTCGACGTGCTCCGCGACAAAGGCAGCCTTGGAGACTTCCTGGCTCGAACCACTAGCCCGGCCCTCGGAGTCCAGCACTTGCAGCCGCACCTGGCTGCCGAGGGGTGATTGCGTGCGATAGGCCAGCACCGTAGCCCCGTTGCCGACCGGCCCCAGCCCAAGGTCAAAGGCCTGCTCGTCACCAAGCGCCGCCACCGTGTGTTCGATGCCAGCCGGTGCGCCCTGGGCCGTGACTCGGCGCGCCTTGATGAAGCGCTGGCCGCTGGCGGGGTCGGTCTCGGCCCAAGCAGCCAGCGCCGAGCTTTCGTCGCCCACCAGCGCGACCGAAGTCTTGCGCCAGCCGGTTTGGTCGAGCCGCCGGTCCTGAAGCTTGCTGTTCGCACCCGAGCCGGGATCGAGCGCTGCGACCCGCACCTCGGACGAGCCCAACGGCTTGTGGACCCAGGCCGCCAGCCACCGGCGACCGCTGGGGCTCAACGCCGGTGCCGCAAGCACGTCGCACGCACCCGTCGGCCGGATGGCCCACAACTGCGGCGGCTGCCTGAGACTCGGCGAAAGCCCCAGTGTCAACTCATCGCCGCACGGCTCACCAGGAGCGACGTACGCCAGCAGCCCGCGGTTCGCCGTCTTCATGATCGAAAGCGCCGAGAGCATGCCACGTTCGGTCATGTCCCGGCCAAGCTCGAGCACGGGGCACTCGTTGCTCATCGTGACCGGGCTCGGCGCTGCCAGCCCGCTGTCGGGCCGTGTCGGGATCCCTGCATCTCCGGGCGCTGCGCTGCCCCCGATCGGCGCGTGACCTGCCCGACCGCCGCCGCCCGAGCCTGCACGAGAGACCGGAGGCGCCGTAGCCGATGCGCCCTGACCCTGCTGGCATGCCCCCAAAGGCAACGCCGTCACCGCCCAAAAAACAACAAGCAAGCTCGGACGAGCGCAGGGCCGGACGCCCGATCTGGGCATCGCAAGCACACGATCATTCTATCACAGCACCAGCCACAGTCGGGCGTTCACCGGGGTGTTCGCCTCTACGACGGCTTCCCAGGCGGCTTTCTGGGCGGCTTTCGTCCTCGGCCTCGCCCTGCGCTGCAGCTGATTCCAACCGCAGCCGCACAGTACTCGTCGGGCGATTCCTGCGGGCCCGCTCACCCAGAAAACCTCCTGAAGACCCGACTCCCAGGGGCCTGAACGGTTACATGGTCAGGTTTCGCTTCGTTGTGACTACATCCGCTGCACAAGACCGACAGTTGCGGACAAGCACCATAGAAAACAAGGTGAGAATGGATGCGTGATCGTACGTTGTAGTACTCTTATGTATCAGCACAATTCCTTTGTGGATAGATTGTTTGACTGCTAGAGTAATGGCTCGGATATTCGATTGGTATGCGCGCGCGTCGTCTAGGTTCGAACCCCTGGCTGGTGGCCGCGTTCTGTGTCGCTCTGAACGCGTGTGTGGACGGATCCACCGCGGCTCCCACAGCCCGATACGGTCAGGGCGCAGGCGGGTGCGTTGACCGCGACGGCGACGGTTTCGGCCGGGGCTGCCTCAAGGGAACGGACTGCAACGACAACGATCCCCAGGTGCAGCGCGGCTGCGGTCGTTGTGTACGCCCCTCCGAGGGGTGCGCGTGCGCCGAAGGGCAGGCGCCGATCGAATGCAGCTTGCCTGAAACGAGGAACGTGCAGGGCCTCACGGTCTGCCATCGCGGCAGCCGCTACTGCCGAGACGGCCACTGGACCGGCTGCGAATCCGTGCACGACTACCTGCCGTCCGACAGCGAAGCGGCCTCCAGGACCGATCCAGACGCCGGCGGCGCCCCGTGCAGTGCCTGCGACCTCAAGTGCAGGAAGGTCAGCGACCCCATCGACAGCCTCATGGATGCCGGAGTTACGGACAACATCGCGTTTCGCGACGGAGGCAGCATCGTGCTGGCCGCCCCGGACGCCGGCGGCGCGAGTGTGTGTCCCAGCTACCAAAAGGACTGTGGCAGCGGTTGCGTGACGGTCTCGACCGACCCGAACAACTGCGGCGACTGCGGCGTCGTTTGTACCGGCACCCAAACCTGTTCGGCCGGCCGGTGTCAGGCCACGTGTCTTCCCGGGCTGCACCCGTGCAACAACACGTGTGTCAACCTGCACGCAGACAACGACAACTGCGGTTTCTGCGGCAACACCTGCGCCGCCGGACGAGGCTGCGTCTGGAGTACCTGCAGGACGACTGCGGTCACCTATACGGAGCCTGCCATGTGCGCGGGCGGTGGGCCGCCCCTGGACATCAGCGACGGATCGACTCCGATCTGTGCCATCGATCTCGCGAACGAAATCTTCGATCACGCGCTGTGCTCGTGCGATGGTTTCGATCAACAGGCGAGCCTGCTCGTCGATGCCTACAACAGCGCCCTGGGACCGTATGCTCCTGGTGAGCTCGGCGGGAACATCGGAGTCAACACCGGCGCCATCAGCATCTCGGCCGAGACCACGGTCTGGGGTGACTTGCTCTATGACCCGTCGGCCACCCAGAGCGTCGGCGCGCCGCTGACCGTGTACGGCACCAGCGCAGCCCAGAGTCTACCCTGCCGCGCCTGCCCCCCGAACGAGCCCATCGACATCGCCGCAGTGGTCGATGCGCACGAGCTCGACAACGACAACGCGCTCATCGGGCTCGACCCGGCCCTGTGGAGCATGGGCGCGCCCATAAGCGCGCCGGCCCATCTGCGCTTACCCTGCGGGCACTACTACCTGGACAGCATCCATAATCAGGTGCCGAGGGTGCTTGCGGTGCACGGCAGAACCGCGCTCTACCTCGGGGGCGCATTCGACAGCAGTTCCTTCTTCATGATCTATCTCGCGCCCGACGCCGAGCTCGACCTCTTCATCAAGGGTGCCCTGAGCTCGAGCTCTGCGCTGCACATAGGCTCCCCAAACCACCCCGGCAATTTTCGCCTCTACGTCCACGATGCAAGCGCTATCTCCCTGGACCCGGGCTTCAAGCTGGCAGGAAACCTCTACGCTCCGAACGCCAGCGCGAGCTTTTCCATGTCTCCAGTCGAGGTCCACGGCGCGGTCTTCGCGCAAAGCTACCAGTCCTCGAGCACGATGAGCGTCCATTACGACAAGCTGGTGGATACCCGCACGTCGTGCGCGGCCTTGCCGATCCTGCGCCCGGGCAGCTATTGGCAAGACTTGCCGCCGCACGGCTGCGGAACCAACGAAAGACCGGACTGGCAGGACCTGACCTTCAGCGCGTCCATGCCCAGCGACACCAGCATCCGCTTCGAGGCTTGTACGGCGGACACCGAAGCCGGGCTTGACGGTTGCAGCTACGAAGCCGTGGGCTCGGTGTACGCCGCCCACAGCTGCAGCACCGACCTCGACTGTGTGAACCGGCCCGTCAAGGGCAGCGCGCGCACAGGGCAGTGCGGCCCGAACGGTGTCTGTCAGTTCGTCAACGGAGCCAAATGTACGACCGGCGCCGACTGCGCAACGGACGCCGCTTGCGCTGCGGGAACATGCTGGCACACCGGTCAACCCCTCGATCTGGGCGTCGGCATCGGCGCCGACAGCAACTACCTGCCCTTCTGTCGAGTCCGGTTCACGCTCATGCCGAATCGCACGCACGATCAAACGCCCGTACTCAGCAGCTGGGACATCACCTACAGCTGCCGCAACGTAGAGTAACAGACCGCTTGCTCGCCGCGGCCTACTATTGCGAGGACGGCCGCGAGCACGTAAGCGGCTGCGGCGCCATGGTCGAGCGGAGGAGTTCCCGTCCAGAATGGATGCCAGAGCCAGCGCGCCCGCAGCGGACCCCGCAGCAATAGTCTACTATTGCGAGGACGGCCGCGAGGACGTAAGCGGCTACGGCGCCATTCTGGGCGGGAACTAGAGCAGCACCAGGGTCTTGCAGCCTAGCTCGATATCGACTCGCCCGCTTTTCGTGTTCTTGAAGGTCTCGCAGACGTCGTCACAAACCTGGATCTTGCTTGGCTTGCCGCCCGTGGCCGGATCGTGGTCGTAGTACCATCCCCTGGGGTTGGCTTCGCAGTTGGTCTTGGCGCCGACGTGGATCAGCTTCTCTTCGACGCCGGCAGCGTCGGTGAA includes:
- a CDS encoding efflux RND transporter periplasmic adaptor subunit: MRRAMLAGCALALMGCESGGARGHEHGHGHGHGHGHGDGHGDGHDHDHDHDHGHGHGHGHGHGHEVVRVTRWTERMELYAEHGVALAGEAWEFVAHLTLLEGFEPLKEASVRLELQGGGSLLAEALHGVRPGVFRATMVVAAAGVYSAKVVVARPGSRETVGGFQVRMHESARAARHARQDAKQASDEAIEFLKEQQWQIPFATAEVVRGQVTPSLVVSGEVVTPPGGQAEVGAAIAGRVVAPSTGLPRPGQKVTRGDLLAGLAPAPTAPEAGTRAKLEVVQARARVQAGRAALARARRLIAARAIPRRQLEDARRELRVAEQALSAAKRAQALFTGAASGKGGGMYRVTAPISGVVVEVRATTGKSVASGQLLFRIVDLGELWLRARVPEHDAPRLRAELDASFLLPGVDSWQPLRLSGERPTASLVSVGRTVDPRSRTVDVIYALREPDPRLRVGAMVRMAVPAGATWQGVVVPSDAVQEQDGQPLVYVQLDGEHFEERRVRVGPSAGDTLGVVRGLRVGERVVTRGAAIVRLASRTSGAPAHGHVH
- a CDS encoding TolC family protein — translated: MLLERALEGRQAVSHARRSRTLARVAEKRAAWTWLPIFSVTAGANMEDMRYGYAAGFALNVPLFDHGQALRAQAEAQRALSNARLEALERTLKAEITAAHAVYEAANAELERFERVTAEPLQTLLQAAYSGYREGERSLVELLDAQQAQTQAAQRRLELLLAAKRAEAEVRVAAGELP